The following proteins come from a genomic window of Proteiniphilum propionicum:
- a CDS encoding MgtC/SapB family protein, whose amino-acid sequence MFVVRLLMATIAGGAVGLERETSNKSAGLRTNTLVAVGACIYVLIAGRVIEGSDGDPTRIVGQIVTGIGFLGAGVILHRGTNVRGLTTAATVWCSAALGCLAGFGMYWELAVSTAMVILINLSFKKMDKWFIKDRKEKKQGGNEDFE is encoded by the coding sequence ATGTTTGTTGTACGCCTGTTAATGGCGACCATTGCCGGGGGTGCTGTAGGCCTGGAACGGGAGACGAGCAATAAAAGCGCAGGCCTAAGGACAAACACACTTGTGGCAGTGGGTGCATGTATTTATGTGCTTATTGCCGGTCGGGTGATTGAGGGTTCGGATGGCGATCCAACGCGTATAGTGGGACAAATAGTGACCGGAATAGGATTTCTTGGTGCCGGGGTAATCCTGCATAGGGGCACGAATGTGCGGGGGCTGACCACTGCCGCTACAGTCTGGTGCAGCGCTGCACTGGGCTGCCTTGCCGGGTTCGGGATGTACTGGGAGCTGGCGGTCTCCACGGCAATGGTGATTTTGATAAATCTCTCTTTTAAAAAGATGGACAAGTGGTTTATAAAGGATCGCAAAGAGAAGAAGCAGGGCGGTAATGAGGACTTTGAGTAA
- a CDS encoding FKBP-type peptidyl-prolyl cis-trans isomerase gives MKISENKYVTLTYDLNVGDGDERELMEQATVEQPLEFIFGTNSMLEAFERGIEGLSEGDSFSFKLRPEEAYGDYDDAKVVELSKNIFEINGKIDDEVIFEGNSVPMMDSSGNRLMGSVVSIGDDAVVMDFNHPLAGETMHFDGMVRNVREASAEEIAALFSGGCGGCGCGCGEDDGNCGSGSCGEDDGNCSSGGCGNC, from the coding sequence ATGAAAATTTCAGAAAATAAATACGTTACCCTCACCTACGATCTGAATGTGGGTGATGGAGATGAGCGTGAACTGATGGAACAGGCTACCGTTGAGCAGCCTCTTGAATTCATCTTCGGGACCAACTCAATGCTCGAAGCATTCGAACGCGGTATTGAAGGCCTTTCCGAGGGTGATTCATTCTCCTTTAAGCTGAGGCCTGAAGAGGCATATGGAGACTATGACGATGCTAAAGTGGTTGAGCTGTCCAAAAACATCTTCGAGATAAACGGCAAGATAGATGATGAGGTAATCTTCGAAGGCAATTCGGTACCGATGATGGATTCATCAGGCAACAGGCTTATGGGCTCTGTGGTATCCATTGGTGACGATGCTGTGGTTATGGATTTCAATCACCCGCTTGCTGGAGAGACCATGCATTTCGACGGCATGGTGAGAAATGTTCGCGAAGCCTCTGCCGAAGAGATCGCGGCTCTTTTCTCGGGAGGCTGCGGCGGTTGCGGTTGCGGTTGCGGTGAAGACGACGGTAACTGCGGCTCTGGCAGTTGTGGTGAAGACGACGGCAACTGCAGCTCTGGCGGTTGCGGCAACTGCTGA
- a CDS encoding VanZ family protein: MRTLLRYTIIPSLVGLVIFIATCILGPGSIPDMPHGIQWDKFAHFGMFFLLSAVSLYDYYKMCNGNPLVLRWVFWGFILPVIYGGTIELMQKYIFTSRSAEWGDWIADILGSLVAMAVAIILLRIRKRKRKNISL, encoded by the coding sequence ATGCGCACCTTGCTCCGATACACAATAATCCCGTCTCTGGTCGGCCTTGTTATTTTCATCGCGACCTGCATTCTGGGTCCCGGCAGCATCCCCGATATGCCGCATGGTATTCAATGGGATAAGTTTGCCCACTTCGGGATGTTTTTCCTGCTATCGGCTGTCTCTCTCTACGATTATTACAAAATGTGCAACGGCAACCCTCTTGTTTTACGCTGGGTTTTCTGGGGATTTATTTTACCGGTGATTTACGGTGGCACAATCGAACTTATGCAGAAATATATATTTACATCGCGAAGCGCTGAGTGGGGAGACTGGATTGCAGATATACTTGGTTCTCTGGTAGCTATGGCAGTAGCAATTATTTTACTGAGGATAAGGAAAAGAAAGAGAAAAAACATATCTTTGTAG
- a CDS encoding cation:proton antiporter, whose protein sequence is MLSALNISLPIANPTVQFLILFVIVLFAPILFNKIRIPSLIGLIIAGAVIGPYGIGLMLRDSNMIMLGNAGLLYIMFLAGIEIDAAEFRKNSSKSLVFGLLTFSIPMLIGTFAGIYLLNMQLISAILLASMFASHTLVAYPIISKLGAGKNRAVTVAIGGTMITDTLALLVLAVIVAMNRGEVTPAFWTKMTISMTVFVLIVIFLFPFIGRLFFKKFQDSTSQFIFVMTIIFMGGFLAELAGIEAIIGAFLAGLSMNRLVPNVSSLMNRIDFVGNAIFIPIFLISVGMLIDYHAFVSGWETVKVAVIMTAVAMLAKYLAALITQKLFGYSNAERMLIFGLSNAQAAATLAAVMVGHRVGLLDDSILNGTIVMILVTCTVASFRAQKGAVEVSFSEGMENENEANREERILIPVANKDTLKDLIDLSLVLKSKTNTRNLYALNIIKSSETTLHVEKESHKLLEEAVKLGAGAETVIQPLRRYDMNILNGILGVVKKYAITDIVMGLHQEQEISKSFLGNLVEGVLNKCQSTLFVYKALQPLSTVRRRLVIIPPDADKEIGFPLWLSKIWNLGRNSGARFTFYGNSDILEILRYVHKVHPINADFSEFSDWRNFLSLTSEVGKDEGLVIVMSRLRKVSYDYTMRNIPDYINKNFKNCNFILLYPVQSASVEDYHNDMANASIMNSIQSLGGFGETILSSLREKQNRDKEREKTREQGQVWEKDPGHKHENEREKGQGQETGLEQERESVEVVE, encoded by the coding sequence ATGTTATCTGCACTCAATATTTCATTGCCTATAGCCAACCCTACGGTTCAGTTTCTTATTTTGTTCGTCATAGTACTGTTCGCACCCATACTTTTCAACAAGATCAGGATACCTTCGCTTATAGGGCTCATTATTGCCGGTGCTGTAATCGGTCCTTATGGAATAGGACTTATGCTGCGTGACAGCAACATGATAATGCTGGGTAATGCCGGACTGCTCTATATCATGTTCCTAGCAGGCATCGAGATTGATGCAGCAGAGTTTAGGAAAAACAGCTCAAAGAGCCTTGTGTTCGGATTACTAACCTTCTCCATCCCAATGCTCATAGGAACTTTTGCAGGCATCTATCTGCTTAATATGCAGCTCATCTCTGCCATTCTCCTGGCAAGTATGTTCGCCTCCCACACGCTTGTGGCATACCCCATTATAAGTAAACTTGGAGCAGGCAAGAACAGGGCTGTAACTGTCGCCATAGGGGGTACGATGATTACCGATACCCTTGCGCTATTAGTGCTGGCTGTTATTGTTGCTATGAACCGCGGAGAGGTGACACCTGCATTTTGGACAAAGATGACAATATCAATGACGGTTTTCGTGCTGATTGTCATCTTCCTTTTTCCTTTTATAGGAAGGTTGTTCTTCAAGAAGTTTCAGGATAGCACTTCTCAGTTTATCTTCGTCATGACCATAATATTCATGGGAGGTTTCCTCGCCGAACTGGCGGGAATCGAGGCTATTATAGGCGCTTTTCTTGCCGGGCTTTCCATGAACAGGCTTGTGCCAAACGTCTCCTCTCTGATGAACAGGATAGATTTTGTGGGTAACGCCATCTTTATCCCCATCTTTCTTATCAGCGTAGGTATGCTTATCGACTACCACGCTTTCGTCTCGGGGTGGGAGACCGTTAAAGTGGCTGTCATAATGACTGCAGTAGCAATGCTGGCTAAATACCTGGCAGCGCTTATTACACAGAAATTATTTGGCTATTCCAATGCCGAGAGAATGCTCATCTTTGGCCTCAGCAACGCACAGGCAGCCGCCACTCTTGCGGCTGTAATGGTCGGGCATCGTGTGGGACTGCTCGATGATAGTATCCTCAACGGAACCATTGTCATGATCCTGGTCACCTGTACCGTAGCTTCGTTCCGTGCACAGAAGGGTGCGGTGGAAGTAAGCTTCTCCGAAGGGATGGAAAATGAGAATGAGGCCAACCGCGAGGAGAGGATACTTATCCCGGTCGCCAACAAAGACACTCTCAAAGATCTTATCGATCTGAGCCTTGTGCTCAAATCGAAAACCAACACTCGGAACCTCTATGCCCTTAACATTATTAAAAGTTCCGAGACCACCCTTCATGTCGAGAAAGAATCACACAAGCTGCTGGAGGAGGCTGTAAAGCTTGGCGCAGGAGCCGAAACGGTGATTCAGCCCCTGCGCCGTTACGATATGAACATCCTTAACGGAATTCTGGGCGTGGTTAAAAAATACGCCATAACCGATATTGTGATGGGCCTTCATCAGGAACAGGAGATATCTAAGTCTTTCCTGGGTAACCTTGTCGAAGGTGTACTCAACAAGTGTCAGTCCACCCTTTTTGTTTATAAAGCTCTACAGCCCCTTTCCACTGTCAGAAGACGGCTGGTAATAATTCCGCCTGACGCCGACAAGGAGATTGGTTTCCCTCTCTGGCTATCAAAGATATGGAATTTGGGGCGTAACTCGGGTGCCAGATTCACATTCTATGGCAACAGCGATATACTTGAAATTCTAAGATATGTACACAAGGTGCATCCTATTAATGCCGACTTTAGTGAGTTCAGCGATTGGCGCAATTTTCTGAGTCTCACCAGTGAGGTTGGAAAGGATGAAGGGCTGGTAATAGTTATGAGTCGCTTGCGGAAGGTATCGTACGATTATACCATGCGGAATATTCCCGATTATATCAACAAGAATTTCAAGAACTGCAACTTCATACTGCTCTACCCGGTGCAGTCGGCGTCTGTTGAAGATTATCACAACGACATGGCCAACGCCTCAATCATGAACTCAATACAGAGCTTGGGGGGATTCGGCGAAACCATTCTTTCCTCCCTGAGAGAGAAGCAAAACCGGGATAAGGAGAGGGAGAAAACGCGTGAGCAGGGGCAGGTATGGGAGAAAGATCCCGGGCATAAGCACGAGAATGAACGTGAAAAAGGGCAGGGGCAGGAGACAGGGCTGGAACAGGAGCGTGAAAGCGTAGAGGTGGTTGAGTAA
- a CDS encoding N-acetylmuramoyl-L-alanine amidase-like domain-containing protein: MKTICITLAIILSAGAVSAQPKAFYTPEDVKIFHEYISYIAPWQTQPTGKLLEKTAAFFLDKPYAAHTLEINDEEVLVANLRLFDCTTYVETVIALTRAVRSGYPAFDTFLNELQRIRYREGKVEGYPSRLHYTTDWLYHNETKGILKNISAELGGVRLEKTINFMTSNRESYRQLKSNDTMLTEMAAIEKDISDRGGFNYLPKANIAITAPLIPHMSVIAFTTSINGLDVTHTGFAYQEEERLTFIHASSAQKKVVIDTKTLSDYCASQAVCTGIIIANVE; the protein is encoded by the coding sequence ATGAAGACGATCTGTATAACCCTCGCAATAATTTTGTCTGCCGGAGCAGTCTCAGCACAGCCGAAGGCCTTTTATACACCTGAGGATGTGAAAATATTTCATGAATACATCTCATATATCGCTCCCTGGCAGACACAGCCTACCGGTAAGTTGCTGGAAAAGACAGCTGCTTTCTTTCTCGATAAACCTTATGCTGCCCATACATTGGAAATAAACGATGAAGAGGTACTGGTGGCCAATCTGCGCCTATTCGACTGCACCACCTATGTTGAGACAGTTATTGCGCTAACCCGTGCCGTCCGTTCCGGATACCCCGCTTTCGATACATTCCTTAACGAGTTGCAGCGTATTCGTTACAGAGAGGGAAAAGTGGAGGGGTATCCCTCGCGTTTGCATTACACAACAGACTGGTTATACCACAACGAAACAAAGGGAATACTTAAGAATATCTCCGCGGAGCTGGGTGGTGTACGCTTGGAGAAAACCATCAATTTCATGACCTCAAACCGTGAGTCATACCGTCAGTTGAAGTCCAATGACACTATGCTCACAGAGATGGCGGCAATAGAAAAAGATATCAGTGACAGGGGGGGATTCAATTATCTTCCAAAAGCAAATATCGCCATCACGGCACCATTAATCCCCCATATGTCGGTTATTGCTTTTACTACCTCTATAAACGGCCTTGATGTAACCCACACGGGCTTCGCCTATCAGGAAGAAGAGAGACTTACCTTTATTCATGCCTCCTCGGCACAAAAAAAAGTAGTTATAGACACTAAAACGCTCAGTGACTACTGTGCTTCACAAGCGGTATGTACCGGAATTATCATCGCAAATGTAGAGTAA
- a CDS encoding CTP synthase has translation MADTKYIFVTGGVVSSLGKGIIASSLGKLLQARGYKVTIQKFDPYINVDPGTLNPYEHGECFVTIDGHEADLDLGHYERFLNIQTTRDNNITTGRIYQNVIMKERRGDYLGKTVQVIPHITDEIKRNIKLLGVKSKSDFVITEIGGTVGDIESTPFLEAVRQLRWELGRNCFCLHLTYVPYITAAGEVKTKPTQHSVKELQSVGIQPDMLVLRTERRLNKDILDKVALFCNVEQGAVIQSVDVSTIYEVPLMMQKQGMDEVVLRKMNMPLGGDSAMENWAAFLQKQKNAKHDVCIKLVGKYAELPDAYKSINESISQAAIYNDRRLKFDICHSEKITDENVEETLRDADGIIIAPGFGQRGIEGKFISLRYARENNIPTFGICLGMQCMVIEYARAVMNMPGANSTEMDPKAEHNIIDLMEEQKHITNMGASMRLGAYDCVLKKGSLAYKAYGKSKVSERHRHRYELNNEYKNQLEVAGMKCTGVNPDTGLVEVVEVPALRWYLGTQFHPEYNSTVVSPNPLFLSFMQAAAAYRDEKKK, from the coding sequence GTGGCTGATACAAAATACATTTTTGTTACAGGTGGTGTAGTTTCTTCACTGGGAAAAGGAATCATTGCATCATCGCTGGGTAAGCTGTTACAGGCAAGGGGATATAAGGTGACCATTCAGAAGTTCGATCCCTATATCAATGTAGATCCGGGAACACTCAATCCCTATGAGCATGGTGAATGCTTTGTGACTATCGATGGGCACGAGGCCGACCTCGACCTTGGTCATTACGAACGTTTTCTTAATATACAGACAACCAGGGACAACAACATCACCACCGGGCGCATCTATCAGAATGTGATAATGAAAGAGCGGAGGGGCGACTACCTGGGAAAAACCGTACAGGTCATTCCCCACATCACCGACGAGATAAAGCGGAACATAAAACTACTTGGTGTAAAGAGCAAATCCGATTTTGTAATCACAGAAATTGGCGGTACCGTGGGCGATATAGAGTCCACACCGTTCCTCGAGGCTGTGCGTCAGCTGCGATGGGAGCTTGGAAGGAATTGTTTTTGCCTCCACCTGACCTATGTGCCATATATCACTGCTGCCGGAGAGGTTAAAACCAAACCTACACAACACTCAGTTAAAGAGCTGCAGTCGGTCGGTATACAGCCCGATATGCTTGTGCTTCGTACCGAACGCCGCCTGAACAAGGATATTCTCGATAAGGTTGCACTCTTCTGTAACGTAGAGCAAGGTGCCGTTATCCAGTCGGTAGATGTCTCCACCATCTATGAGGTCCCCCTCATGATGCAGAAGCAGGGTATGGACGAGGTTGTTCTCCGCAAGATGAACATGCCGCTTGGAGGAGATTCTGCAATGGAAAACTGGGCTGCTTTTCTTCAGAAGCAGAAAAACGCGAAGCATGATGTATGCATAAAGCTGGTAGGTAAATATGCCGAGCTGCCCGATGCCTATAAGTCCATCAACGAATCAATTTCTCAGGCAGCCATCTATAACGACAGAAGGTTGAAATTCGATATCTGCCACTCAGAGAAGATAACCGATGAGAATGTTGAAGAGACTCTCCGCGATGCCGATGGCATAATTATTGCCCCCGGGTTCGGACAGCGAGGTATCGAGGGTAAGTTCATTTCTCTGCGTTATGCGCGTGAGAACAATATACCCACCTTTGGTATCTGCCTTGGCATGCAGTGCATGGTGATAGAATATGCCCGCGCGGTGATGAATATGCCAGGTGCCAACTCCACAGAGATGGATCCTAAGGCCGAGCACAATATCATAGACCTCATGGAAGAGCAGAAGCACATCACCAACATGGGAGCCTCGATGCGACTGGGAGCTTACGACTGTGTGCTGAAGAAAGGCTCGCTGGCTTATAAGGCCTATGGCAAGTCGAAAGTGAGTGAGCGCCACCGCCACCGTTACGAGCTTAACAATGAATATAAGAATCAGTTGGAAGTGGCAGGAATGAAATGTACCGGTGTCAACCCCGATACCGGCCTGGTGGAGGTAGTAGAGGTTCCCGCCTTGCGGTGGTACCTTGGTACGCAGTTCCATCCTGAGTATAATAGTACTGTTGTCTCGCCCAACCCGCTGTTCCTCAGCTTTATGCAGGCCGCGGCGGCATACAGGGACGAAAAGAAGAAATAA
- the aroC gene encoding chorismate synthase, whose translation MNTFGTIYRLTSFGESHGPAVGGVIDGCPPGLELDMDFIQSELDRRRPGQSRITTPRKEPDRVEFLSGVFNNITTGAPIGFIVRNENQQSSDYDNIKDAFRPSHADFTYQQKYGIRDYRGGGRSSARETVARIVAGAVARLWLRQYDIGIIAYSSQVGDIALENDYTKYDLTRVEDNMMRCPDQSKAEEMIRLIQEVRNQGDTIGGIITCVVRGTPAGLGEPVFGKLHAMLGSAMLSINAVKGFEYGTGFNVSRRGSEVNDVFFNDNGKINTRTNHSGGIQAGISNGQDIYFRVAFKPVSTILREQETVDIHGHDTIIKARGRHDPCVLPRAVPIVEAMAAITIMDAFLLAKAGKPL comes from the coding sequence ATGAACACATTCGGAACAATATACAGGTTAACATCGTTTGGCGAATCGCACGGTCCCGCCGTAGGAGGTGTGATAGACGGTTGTCCGCCGGGACTGGAGCTGGATATGGATTTTATACAGTCAGAGCTCGACAGAAGGCGGCCGGGACAGTCGCGTATAACCACTCCCCGCAAGGAGCCCGACAGGGTTGAATTTCTTTCAGGAGTATTCAACAACATAACCACAGGGGCACCCATCGGGTTCATCGTGCGTAACGAAAACCAGCAGTCGTCAGACTACGATAATATTAAAGATGCTTTTCGCCCGTCGCACGCCGATTTTACCTACCAGCAGAAATATGGTATTCGCGACTACCGTGGCGGAGGTCGTTCCTCAGCCCGGGAGACTGTCGCCCGCATCGTTGCTGGTGCCGTAGCCAGGCTCTGGCTCAGGCAGTATGATATCGGTATTATTGCTTATTCCTCACAGGTGGGAGATATCGCTCTTGAGAACGACTATACCAAATACGACCTCACTCGTGTTGAAGATAATATGATGCGTTGTCCCGATCAGTCAAAAGCTGAAGAGATGATCAGGCTCATTCAGGAGGTACGAAACCAGGGCGATACCATAGGTGGTATAATCACCTGCGTAGTCAGAGGTACACCTGCCGGCTTGGGCGAACCGGTTTTCGGTAAGCTTCATGCCATGCTCGGATCGGCAATGCTAAGCATTAACGCTGTCAAGGGATTCGAATATGGCACCGGGTTCAATGTTTCCCGTCGCGGTTCCGAAGTGAATGATGTATTCTTCAACGACAACGGCAAAATAAATACCCGTACCAACCACTCGGGTGGCATCCAGGCGGGTATCTCCAACGGGCAAGATATCTACTTTCGTGTCGCCTTCAAACCGGTATCCACTATCCTGAGAGAGCAGGAGACAGTTGATATTCATGGGCACGACACCATTATCAAAGCCCGCGGAAGGCACGATCCATGTGTATTGCCACGTGCCGTCCCCATTGTTGAAGCCATGGCAGCGATAACCATAATGGATGCTTTTCTGCTTGCCAAAGCCGGTAAACCACTATAA
- a CDS encoding TlpA family protein disulfide reductase, which produces MFKQILFSLLALTLLASCGRSTEKRSGDTNIIAGDTTNRAVLPVAGTDRQYLVKVGDQAPDFEMKLPDGSSVTLSSLRGKVVMLQFTASWCGVCRKEMPYIESRIWQRHKANPGFALYGIDRDEPAEKIKELIEATRVTYPIGFDPNADIFGLYAEKEAGITRNIIINREGKIVMLTRLFEEEEFNRMVETIDRLLLD; this is translated from the coding sequence ATGTTTAAACAGATACTATTCAGCCTGCTCGCACTCACCCTTCTTGCATCGTGCGGCAGATCCACAGAAAAGAGATCAGGCGATACAAATATTATTGCCGGCGATACAACAAACAGAGCAGTGCTGCCAGTGGCCGGTACCGACCGGCAATATCTTGTGAAAGTGGGAGACCAGGCTCCCGATTTTGAAATGAAGCTGCCAGATGGCAGCAGCGTTACACTCTCCTCGTTGCGCGGGAAGGTGGTGATGTTGCAGTTCACCGCCAGCTGGTGTGGTGTATGCCGCAAGGAGATGCCATATATTGAGTCGCGTATATGGCAGCGTCATAAAGCTAACCCGGGTTTCGCTCTCTACGGTATTGATCGTGATGAGCCTGCCGAAAAGATAAAAGAGCTTATTGAAGCCACCAGGGTAACATATCCTATCGGCTTTGACCCCAATGCCGACATATTCGGGTTGTATGCCGAGAAAGAAGCAGGTATAACCCGTAATATTATAATCAACAGGGAAGGAAAAATTGTGATGCTCACGCGACTTTTTGAAGAAGAAGAGTTTAATCGGATGGTAGAGACTATTGACAGACTTCTTCTTGATTAG
- a CDS encoding DUF4870 domain-containing protein, producing MKYEDLKILDELREKGSITEEEYQREKEKVLKSEGNVFSKAGRRPLFGLTENTYLMLMHLSQLSGLIVPLAGFIVPVVMWVTNKEENAKVDLHGKNVVNFMISYVIYALVLCITLIGIPLAVVIGILYVVFVILASVKANNGDYWKYPFTIQFIK from the coding sequence ATGAAGTACGAAGATCTGAAAATTCTCGACGAATTACGTGAAAAAGGAAGTATTACCGAAGAGGAGTACCAGCGTGAAAAAGAAAAAGTACTTAAGAGCGAAGGCAACGTCTTCAGCAAGGCAGGCAGAAGGCCCTTGTTCGGCCTTACGGAGAATACCTACCTTATGCTCATGCATCTGTCACAGCTATCGGGGCTTATCGTACCCCTTGCCGGCTTCATCGTCCCCGTAGTCATGTGGGTTACCAACAAAGAGGAGAATGCTAAAGTAGATCTCCATGGCAAGAATGTGGTCAATTTCATGATCAGCTACGTTATCTATGCTTTGGTGTTATGCATTACCCTCATTGGAATACCTTTAGCAGTCGTCATCGGTATTCTTTACGTCGTTTTTGTGATCCTGGCCAGCGTCAAGGCAAACAATGGCGACTACTGGAAATATCCGTTTACGATACAATTCATCAAATAA
- a CDS encoding S41 family peptidase: protein MRKSILFVLLALTVMHTSAQNQADDKNRRYFDINKNIDIFNSVLRELDMFYVDSIEVDKLIQGTIVNMLARLDPYTEYYPEESMGDLKFLTTGEYAGIGAIISYNNGQVVINEPYEGLPADKAGLKAGDAILEIDGDDMRKANVKEVSERLKGTPGTTLKLKIKRPGEKSERTLTIFREKIEMDPVTYAGVMNDSIGYFHFGSFTTKSSERVKETVTDLKNKGAKSLIMDLRGNGGGILDEAVNVVNLFVPKGEEIVATKGKVKQWDRVYYTQNQSLDEIIPIVVLIDTGSASASEIVAGGLQDLDRAVVVGNRSFGKGLVQTPRDLPYGGNIKITTSKYYIPSGRCIQALDYSHRNPDGSVARVPDSLTNVFKTRSGRHVRDGGGITPDITLPQESGGTIAYYLMTQNIIFDYVTEWVQKNKEIAPPAQFRISDTDYESFKQFVKSRNFEYDKISEQSLKQLKSVMEFEGYLNVASDEFKALEAKLHPNLDNDLELFKGDIKSMIESEIVQRYYYKKGVLLHQLSRDKVFEKAVEVLKDRDMYQSALKPLPANVPPAKEIKEKLKNQYS from the coding sequence ATGAGAAAAAGTATTCTTTTTGTGCTGCTTGCTCTTACAGTGATGCACACTTCAGCACAAAATCAGGCAGATGATAAAAACCGGCGCTACTTCGATATCAACAAAAACATTGATATTTTCAATTCTGTGCTGCGGGAGCTGGACATGTTCTACGTTGACAGCATTGAGGTTGACAAACTGATACAGGGCACTATAGTGAATATGCTTGCCAGGCTTGATCCATATACCGAGTACTATCCTGAAGAGAGCATGGGGGACCTGAAGTTTCTTACCACGGGAGAATATGCCGGTATAGGTGCCATTATATCATATAACAACGGACAAGTGGTTATCAATGAACCCTACGAAGGGCTCCCGGCAGATAAAGCGGGACTTAAAGCGGGCGATGCTATCCTGGAGATTGATGGTGATGATATGCGCAAAGCCAATGTAAAAGAGGTGAGCGAAAGGTTAAAAGGCACACCCGGAACTACCTTGAAGCTGAAGATCAAGCGCCCGGGTGAGAAGAGTGAACGAACATTGACCATCTTTCGCGAAAAGATTGAGATGGATCCTGTTACTTACGCAGGAGTGATGAATGACAGTATAGGGTACTTTCATTTCGGCAGCTTCACAACTAAAAGTTCAGAACGTGTAAAGGAGACGGTTACCGATCTGAAGAACAAGGGGGCCAAATCGCTTATCATGGATCTCCGCGGAAACGGGGGTGGAATACTTGATGAGGCAGTGAACGTGGTAAACCTGTTTGTGCCGAAAGGTGAAGAGATTGTAGCGACGAAAGGCAAAGTGAAACAATGGGACAGAGTATATTATACACAGAATCAGTCGCTGGATGAGATTATACCCATTGTGGTGCTTATAGACACGGGATCGGCTTCAGCATCGGAGATCGTGGCAGGGGGATTACAAGACCTGGACAGAGCTGTTGTAGTGGGTAATCGTTCTTTTGGAAAAGGGCTGGTGCAGACCCCGCGAGACCTTCCCTATGGCGGAAACATTAAAATCACCACATCGAAGTATTACATACCAAGCGGACGATGCATTCAGGCTCTGGATTACTCGCACCGTAACCCGGATGGCAGTGTGGCAAGGGTGCCCGATTCACTGACTAACGTGTTTAAGACAAGGAGCGGCCGCCACGTGCGTGACGGGGGCGGTATAACGCCCGACATTACTCTACCTCAGGAGTCGGGGGGGACCATTGCCTATTACCTGATGACACAGAACATTATTTTCGACTATGTAACAGAATGGGTTCAGAAAAACAAGGAGATTGCTCCACCCGCACAGTTTAGAATATCTGATACGGACTATGAGTCGTTTAAACAGTTCGTGAAGTCCAGGAATTTCGAGTACGATAAGATAAGTGAACAGTCGCTGAAACAACTGAAGAGTGTGATGGAGTTCGAAGGTTATCTGAATGTAGCGTCTGATGAGTTCAAGGCGCTGGAGGCTAAGTTGCACCCTAACCTGGACAACGACCTGGAGCTTTTTAAGGGTGATATAAAATCGATGATCGAATCGGAAATAGTGCAGCGTTATTACTATAAGAAGGGGGTACTTCTCCACCAGCTTTCAAGAGATAAGGTGTTCGAAAAAGCTGTGGAGGTGCTGAAGGACCGGGATATGTACCAGTCGGCGCTTAAGCCTTTGCCCGCTAATGTACCTCCTGCAAAAGAGATAAAGGAGAAGCTGAAAAATCAATACTCTTAA
- a CDS encoding cell division ATP-binding protein FtsE — MVQEQLVNYSNVQLNRGENVILRDINLTLNRGDFLYIIGKVGSGKSTLMKSMYAELPIESGSARVFDYELATIKRRLIPFLRRRIGIVFQDFQLLIDRTVEKNLEFVLRATGWKNRQEIRDRVNEVLVQVGMQNKAYKMPHELSGGEQQRVVIARALLNSPALILADEPTGNLDPETGSQIIALLQEISSRGTAVIMSTHNYSIVQAFPGRINRCENMSLVAI; from the coding sequence ATGGTACAGGAACAGTTAGTAAATTATTCAAACGTACAGCTTAACAGGGGGGAGAATGTTATTCTCCGCGATATAAATCTCACGTTGAACCGTGGCGATTTTCTTTACATAATAGGTAAGGTGGGATCAGGGAAAAGCACGCTCATGAAGAGCATGTACGCCGAGCTGCCCATCGAGTCGGGTAGTGCCCGGGTGTTCGACTATGAGCTTGCAACTATCAAACGCAGGCTCATCCCCTTTCTCAGAAGAAGGATTGGAATAGTCTTTCAGGATTTTCAACTGCTTATCGACCGAACGGTAGAGAAAAACCTTGAGTTTGTGCTTCGTGCCACAGGCTGGAAAAACCGGCAGGAGATAAGAGACCGTGTCAACGAAGTGCTGGTGCAGGTGGGTATGCAAAACAAGGCTTACAAGATGCCGCACGAGTTGTCGGGAGGTGAGCAACAGCGTGTGGTTATTGCGCGTGCGCTCCTTAATTCGCCGGCTCTTATCCTGGCCGATGAGCCCACGGGTAACCTCGACCCTGAGACCGGCAGTCAGATCATTGCTCTTCTGCAGGAGATCTCTAGCCGCGGTACCGCTGTAATCATGTCAACACACAACTACTCCATTGTTCAGGCATTTCCCGGGAGGATTAATCGCTGTGAAAACATGAGCCTTGTTGCTATATAA